In Alkalimarinus alittae, the DNA window GAGGGGTTTAAGAAATACCGTTATTTAATTCCTAGTTCGATTTATCCTAAACTGGGTTCGATGGCTATTTTGCCTTTAGTGGTTGATGGCAAAATAATAGGGAGTCTCAACTTGGGCGATAGTTCGGATGAACGTTATGAGCCCAGTAAAGACAGCTTTTTTCTAAAACAGTTGGCAGTAAAGGCCTCTATCTCATTGGCTGGGGTGTCTATACGAGAAAAAATTAGCTTTTTAGCCACGCGAGATCCGCTGACATTGTTGCGAAATCGACGTGAGTTAGAGGAGTCGCTTGAGCGAGAGTTGAGTCGAAGTCGGCGTCATCATGACCCTTTAGCATTGGTTTTTATTGACTGTGATGACTTTAAGTTAGTGAATGATACCTACGGCCACGACTGCGGTGATATGTACCTTAAATACGTGTCTGATAAACTGATTGATATGACGCGTAAAGGCGATATGGTATTTCGCTTTGCGGGTGATGAGTTTGTACTGCTGTTGCCAAACCAAAATTCAGCAGATGCCGAGTTGATTGCCAGTCGAATTAAAGATCATTTATCAGAGTCGCCAATGACTTATAGAGGCCTACAAGTATCGCTTTCAATTAGTTACGGTTCTATTTCGACAGATCAGCTAGTTGATCCGACCTACAAAACGTTGTTAAAAGCTGCAGATGATAAGCTGTACCAAATGAAGAAGCACAAACCGCCGCGTTGTTCGCTTATTGATGTACTAGATCTTCACTAATACGCATTATTACCACGTTAGCGCTCGCCTTGCCGATAAGCCCCTGGCGTCAACCCTGTCCACTTTTTGAATGCCCTATGAAAAGTGCTGGGCTCAGTAAAGCCAACAAGATAAGCTATTTCGTTAATCGAAAAATCTTTACGACTAAGGTGATAGATAGACTGATCGCGACGTATATTGTCTTTAATTTCTTGGTACGAGGTGTTCTCTTCTT includes these proteins:
- a CDS encoding sensor domain-containing diguanylate cyclase; this encodes MPTVEALISRARKNEDIARRLFDIEVQIMNIGHCADFFDQLLSLVSEKFNIESVWVSLTDSPVNDHILRSIGGDRGQDKNAALHIMSTMDFLQATQSSRDPILVNEGFKKYRYLIPSSIYPKLGSMAILPLVVDGKIIGSLNLGDSSDERYEPSKDSFFLKQLAVKASISLAGVSIREKISFLATRDPLTLLRNRRELEESLERELSRSRRHHDPLALVFIDCDDFKLVNDTYGHDCGDMYLKYVSDKLIDMTRKGDMVFRFAGDEFVLLLPNQNSADAELIASRIKDHLSESPMTYRGLQVSLSISYGSISTDQLVDPTYKTLLKAADDKLYQMKKHKPPRCSLIDVLDLH